TGATAATTCCTGGTCTTTGTTATGCTTGGTAAATTCGGAAAGGTGTTCACCTTTCATCCAATCCATTGTAATGATTCTATCTGATGATAATTCCGGATAATAATTTGGAAATATAAGATTAGGTATGTGTTTGCATTTGTCTGCGATTTCCTGACTTTGCTGAACTTCCAATATATAGTTGGTTTCTTCCGTTAATTTGTTTTCAATCTCTTTAAAGTATTTTTCGGAACCTTTTCCTCTGATATTAAACATTTTTGTGGCGATGGGTTTTACCAAAGCCAGATCTGACGCAATGCTTTCTGCCACTCCCGGGTATTGGATTTTAACGGCTAATTTCTTCCCGTATTTTTCCGCAGCATGCACCTGCCCTATGCTGGCAGCATTCACAGATGTTGCATTGAATTTATCATAGATGTCATCAGGATGTTTTCCAAAATATTTTTTAAATGTTTTGATAACCAGAGCAGGAGATAACGGAGGGACAGAAAATTGTGCCAGTGAGAATTTCTCCACATAAGCTTGCGGCAAGATACTCTTTTCCATACTTAGCATTTGTGCAACTTTCAAGGCGCTTCCTTTTAATTTTTTTAGGCCGTCATAAATATCTTCTGCATTGTTTTGATTTAATCGATTTTTGGCTTCTTCTTCGGATTTGGTAATCTTATCACCGTAATATTTTATATAGTTCACACCAACTTTTGCTCCGGTTTGCACCAAATTTGTGGCACGTTGGATTTTAGAAGTAGGTATTTTATCAATGGTTTTCATACAAATTAATTCATATGAATTTTTTCTTTGAACAAGAATTTCCCCAGATCGATTACGCTTTTGAAGGGAGTTATATTCATCAAATCAAAACTGGCATTTATTGATTTTTCTATGAAAATATCTGTCTTTTCAAAAGCAGGCGAAGAGTCTTCTAACCAAAATTTAATAGTAGCCAGCAATTGAATCCAGGCAGATTCTTTAATTCCTCGATGTTGTAATTTCTCTAAGCGTTCTTCTTTCAAATCAATGATTTCTATATCCAAACTTTCTATAAATTCGGAAAAAGATCTTTTTAATTCCGATAAAGTTTTGAGCGTTTTTAATTGATCTTTTTTATTTTTTAGTGCATAAACCACATAGCTTCTATTGGCTGTTAAATTCTCAAAAAAAGTGTAATAAAAACTGAGTAATTTATTGCGAGCATCAAAATTCTTATCATCATTATTTTTTTGCAACAGGTTAGCGGTGTTGTCAAAAAAAGCTTTGAAAATTTCTTTTTCAAGAGCTTCAAAAGATCCGAAATATCGGTAGAACACAGCTTCATCAAAATGGTTCACTTTGGCAAAATGGAATACAGAGTCGGGTTGTTTATTATACTCTAATACGTATTCCATGTACCATGAAATCATATTGTCTTTTGTGATATTTTTCTTTTTTGCCATGATATGATAATTATATTTACAAAAATATAAAATGTTCAATCAAATAACAAAATAATTAAACAAAATTTTGTTAAAATTTAAACGCCTCGAGAAAGAAGTCAAACTTAAATGTGCATCACTATTTGTAGCATACCGGACTTGAACTTACTACATTAGCCTGGACATAAAGGAGCGAGATTTAGAGTTAACGTAATTAACTTTGAATTATGAAAAAACAAAAACGTAATTACAGTCCCACATTTAAACAAAAAGCTGTAGAATTAAGTTATGCCCGCGGCAATGTAAAACAGGTTTGCCAGGAATTAGATATTCCTTATTTGGTTCTATTTCGTTGGCGTAGAGAAGAAAAAAAGTATGGCAAAAATAGTTTTCCGGGAAAGGGTAATCCCAAGCAAACAGACGAGGAAAAAGAAATAGCTCGTTTAAAGAAACAATTACCAGATATGGAATTAGAGTGTGATATTCTAAAAAAGGCGATCAGCATCTTTTCAACGAGCGACAGGAAAAATTTAGATTTATAAAAAAGCATAAAATGAAATTTCCTGTTGAAAAGATGTGTCAAATCTTAGGTGTAAGTAAAAGCGGTTATTATAATTGGTTAAGCTCAGGTACTAGTAAATTATGGTTAGAGAACCAAAAGCTGTCCATCGAAATACATGCTATATTTGAAATGAGTCATCACAGTTATCGGTCTCCAAGAATAAAAACAGAATTAGAAGCTTTAGACTATAACGTATCAAAACCACCTGTAGCCCATATTATGAAAGCAAATCATTTGCATGCTGTAAGGACACGTAAATTTAAGGCTACCTCAGATTCAAAACACAATTACCTCATATCGCCTAATTTACTAAATCAAAATTTTAAAGTTAAACGCAAAAATCAAGTATGGGTAAGTGATATTACTTATATCCATACCAAACAGGGCTGGTTGTACTTAACCGTTATTATTGATTTATACCGTCGTAAAATAGTAGGATGGTCTTTAAGCGATAACGTAATCAAAGAAGACACCTTTGTAAAAGCTTGGAATATGGCTGTAGCCAATAATCCTATAACTAAAAAACTCATATTTCACTTTGACAGAGGTAGTCAGTAACCCAGTGAATGTTTTAGAAATATTCTAAAAAACTATAATGGATGAGTTCAGCAATCTATGAGCAGAAAAGGAAATTGCCGGGATAATGCAGGAACAGAATCTTTCTTTAAGTCTTTAAAAGTAGAATGGGTATACAAGCACAATTATCAACAAAAATCTCAAACAGAACTCTCCATTTTTGAATGGATAGAAACTTGGTACAACAAAAAAAGAAGACATTCCTATTTAAACTATAAAACTATTAACGAATTTGAATTAAATATGTATAACCAAAAGTTAGCAGCATAGTCTCTTAAATAATTGCCCTCTTTTTTGTTGCAAGTTCACCCATAAATTAAAGAGTTGCAGTAAGGCTTCGCCATAGGTAGACCTATTTTTAAGAGGAGTATTTTCTTGATTTAATGCTTCTACTTTTTCTGAGATAATCGTATTAAAATATGCTAATGAATCCTCATCCAATACATGCTTTAGTTTGATGTAACGGTAGGTATTGTAAAATTGAATTTGTTCTTCTTTTAGCACATAAGGTTCGTCAATATGAGTTCTTGTTTCCATAATAATTGAATAGTTACTTGAACAAACGTATTTATTTGATAAGCTAATTGTTTTCCATTTTAGCTGGTACTGAAACCATATATTTAAACACCCTAAGATATAAAATAATAATTTCCGAATATGATTTGAACAATTAGTAATACTAAAATTTTTAGATTTTACTGTAAGAAAAGTCAAAAAATAGCGTCTGCATAATCGTAACATAATAAAATATGAATTCTTAGGTTTGCAAAGTGATATTTCTAACCTAAAGAGGAAATGAGATATCATTTTTAAGAGTTTTATGCATTATTAGGATACATACTTTGGTTTTGTATATGGATGTATAAGATAAGAAGTATGTGCTTTTTTAGTTTAATAATTAATTAACACCATTTTATGATGAAAAAATTTGTTTTAAAAAGGTTCTCTCTTCTATTATTTGCTATGATCGTGATCAGTTGTAGTAGTGATAATACCAATACATCGACAACACAAACCCAGTTTGGAATTTTTAGAGCTGTAGATCAGACTACAGTGGAGATGAATGGTGAAATATCCAGTTCAACGTTGACTAATTTTAATAGCCTGATTCAAAATTATCCCAATATCAACAGAATAAATATGATAAATGTACCGGGGTCTTCGGATGATGATACGAATCTGCAAGTTTCTGCTTTAGTATATCAGAGAAACATAGATACTCATCTGGCTGATAATGGAGAAATTGCTTCCGGAGGTACCGACTTTTTTTTGGCCGGAAGGACAAGAACTATGGGGCAAAATGCAAGAATAGGTGTCCATTCCTGGAGTAATGGTACTCAGGAGGCAACAGATTTTCCCGTAGGACATTCCGAACATCAAAGATATATTAACTATTATGTAAGTGTTGGATTTACCCAGGCCAACGCAGAGGCATTTTACTACTATACGATTAATGCTGCTCCTGCAAGCAGTATTCATTGGATGACTGCCGCCGAAATACAACAATATGGAATTTTAAGGTAGAGCTATAGTAGTACAGCAGTAATCATAAATGTAATGCATGCTCCAAATATTGGGGCATGTTTTTTATACTGTCGAATGGAGTTGTAGGTTTAACTTTAGGTACTTGTTGATCCTCTGATTGCGAAAGTTATTATTACTAAAAATATAGTTGATTTCAATCTGGAAAAAAGTCAAAAAAAAGTACATTTGTACTCTTATAAAAATGAAAGATAATGTATGAGAACACAGAAAAAATTGAATGTTTGATTATTGGTTCGGGGCCTGCAGGTTATACCGCGGCTATTTATGCTTCCAGAGCAGATATGAATCCTGTAATGTATACAGGTTTGCAAATGGGAGGACAACTTACTACTACTACTGAAGTTGATAATTTTCCGGGTTATGCAAATGGTACTGACGGTACGACCATGATGGAAGATATTAAAAAGCAGGCAGAACGTTTTGGGACGGATGTGCGTTTTGGGATAGTAACCAAAGTTGAATTGTCAGATAAGGCGGGCGGAATTCATAAGGTGGTTGTCGACGGCACTAAGGAGATAGTGGCCGAATCTGTTATTATTTCTACAGGAGCCTCTGCAAAATATTTGGGACTGGAAAATGAACAACGTCTAATCGGCGGAGGAGTTTCTGCCTGTGCCACTTGTGACGGCTTTTTCTATAAAGCACAAGACGTTGTTGTTGTTGGTGGAGGAGATACTGCTGCCGAAGAAGCAACCTATTTGGCAAAATTATGTAATAAGGTTACCATGTTAGTACGCAGAGATGTGATGAGGGCTTCAAAAGCAATGCAGCATCGCGTAAATAAAACGGAGAATCTGGAAGTTTTATACCATACGGAATTGGATGATGTATTAGGAGAAAACACTGTTGATGGAGTGCGGGTGGTACATAATCTTACCGGGGAAAAATATGAGATTCCGGTAATGGGAGTTTTTATTGCTATCGGGCACAAACCTAATACGGATTTGTTTAAGGGTGCTATCGATATGGATGATGCAGGATATATCATTACAAAGGGAAAAAGTACGAAAACCAATATTCCCGGAGTATTTGCAGCCGGTGATGTACAGGATAAAGAGTACAGACAGGCAGTGACCGCAGCAGGAACCGGTTGTATGGCGGCACTGGATGCAGAGCGTTATTTGGCAAGTTTGAACTAGAAATCGGCCTCGAATGCTTTAATTCTGAAATTTCTTATATAAATTACAAATTTTAAATGAGTTCCTCTTCAATATCAACTGATTAAATTTAATTTTTGTGAAATTAATTTTTAGACTCAATATAATATAAAGCACGTTTAAAAACAATAGTTGTTTTCGGTTTTCATTTTTTCGGCAATCGTATTCCTCAAATCAACCACATTTGGGTAGTTTATATATTTTGTAAAACGCTTTAGACCCATTAACATCATACGTTGCTCATCGCCTTCAACAAAAGAAACAATTCCTTCTTTTCCATTTTTATTGACAATATCTACCGCATTGTACAAGTATAATTTTGCCATGGCAATTTGTCCGCTTTGAGTATTTTCTCCAAGATGTTTTGCGTTTTTTTCAGCTCTTAAAATAGCGGATTCTGCCATGT
This window of the Flavobacteriaceae bacterium genome carries:
- a CDS encoding AarF/ABC1/UbiB kinase family protein translates to MKTIDKIPTSKIQRATNLVQTGAKVGVNYIKYYGDKITKSEEEAKNRLNQNNAEDIYDGLKKLKGSALKVAQMLSMEKSILPQAYVEKFSLAQFSVPPLSPALVIKTFKKYFGKHPDDIYDKFNATSVNAASIGQVHAAEKYGKKLAVKIQYPGVAESIASDLALVKPIATKMFNIRGKGSEKYFKEIENKLTEETNYILEVQQSQEIADKCKHIPNLIFPNYYPELSSDRIITMDWMKGEHLSEFTKHNKDQELSNKLGQALWDFYMYQIHHIRKVHADPHPGNFLVSKEKTLIALDFGCMKAIPNHFYTPYFELASKDNLTDTEFFTKKLYELEILRADDSPEEISFFTEMFHELLSLFTQPFNTAVFDFSDATFFNKIADLGERYGKNTELRKMNGNRGSKHFIYMNRTFFGLYNLMFDLKAKNIKVHNFINLPL
- a CDS encoding TetR/AcrR family transcriptional regulator produces the protein MAKKKNITKDNMISWYMEYVLEYNKQPDSVFHFAKVNHFDEAVFYRYFGSFEALEKEIFKAFFDNTANLLQKNNDDKNFDARNKLLSFYYTFFENLTANRSYVVYALKNKKDQLKTLKTLSELKRSFSEFIESLDIEIIDLKEERLEKLQHRGIKESAWIQLLATIKFWLEDSSPAFEKTDIFIEKSINASFDLMNITPFKSVIDLGKFLFKEKIHMN
- a CDS encoding alpha/beta hydrolase yields the protein MMKKFVLKRFSLLLFAMIVISCSSDNTNTSTTQTQFGIFRAVDQTTVEMNGEISSSTLTNFNSLIQNYPNINRINMINVPGSSDDDTNLQVSALVYQRNIDTHLADNGEIASGGTDFFLAGRTRTMGQNARIGVHSWSNGTQEATDFPVGHSEHQRYINYYVSVGFTQANAEAFYYYTINAAPASSIHWMTAAEIQQYGILR
- the trxB gene encoding thioredoxin-disulfide reductase, encoding MYENTEKIECLIIGSGPAGYTAAIYASRADMNPVMYTGLQMGGQLTTTTEVDNFPGYANGTDGTTMMEDIKKQAERFGTDVRFGIVTKVELSDKAGGIHKVVVDGTKEIVAESVIISTGASAKYLGLENEQRLIGGGVSACATCDGFFYKAQDVVVVGGGDTAAEEATYLAKLCNKVTMLVRRDVMRASKAMQHRVNKTENLEVLYHTELDDVLGENTVDGVRVVHNLTGEKYEIPVMGVFIAIGHKPNTDLFKGAIDMDDAGYIITKGKSTKTNIPGVFAAGDVQDKEYRQAVTAAGTGCMAALDAERYLASLN